From the genome of Spirosomataceae bacterium TFI 002, one region includes:
- a CDS encoding methylmalonyl-CoA mutase metallochaperone MeaB encodes MKSKNTAAYLLKELSKNPRRFLSKAITLVESQSTSDEKEAWLLLKSLPKPTKIGLRIAITGAPGVGKSTFIEALGQKIAETEKLAVLSIDPSSDHGGSILGDKTRMEALVKNENVFVRPSPSGRHLGGTEINTALSIKLCEAAGFETVIVETVGVGQSETEVRNLCDVVILLLQPKTGDELQGIKKGIMEIADIIVINKADGELVNDAGQLKTSISEVLHYSSTRTMPDIHIVSSITKRGIPDLYQSLSTKHPTSTKSRIDQEKHYWKKIVEKKLIEKLVEQNPDFESQLLHVLQLENTPNDLVNSLLSYKKSV; translated from the coding sequence TTGAAGTCGAAAAATACTGCAGCATATCTACTCAAAGAACTTTCCAAAAATCCACGTAGATTTTTGAGCAAGGCGATTACTTTGGTAGAAAGCCAAAGCACATCTGACGAAAAAGAAGCTTGGCTGCTGTTGAAATCATTACCGAAACCTACCAAAATTGGTCTTAGGATTGCTATAACCGGTGCACCAGGAGTGGGAAAAAGCACTTTTATTGAAGCTTTAGGACAAAAAATTGCTGAAACAGAAAAACTCGCTGTACTTAGTATTGATCCAAGTAGCGATCATGGAGGAAGCATCCTCGGTGATAAGACAAGGATGGAAGCACTCGTTAAAAATGAAAATGTATTTGTGAGACCCTCTCCTAGTGGAAGGCACCTCGGAGGAACTGAAATTAACACCGCCTTATCTATTAAGCTATGCGAAGCAGCTGGTTTTGAAACTGTTATTGTAGAAACAGTCGGTGTTGGTCAATCGGAAACTGAAGTACGAAACTTATGCGATGTAGTAATACTTTTACTTCAACCCAAAACAGGTGACGAGCTACAAGGTATCAAAAAGGGCATAATGGAAATTGCAGATATCATCGTCATTAATAAGGCAGATGGTGAACTTGTCAATGACGCCGGGCAATTAAAAACCAGCATTTCAGAAGTTCTTCATTACTCCTCTACACGCACAATGCCCGACATTCATATAGTTTCCTCTATCACAAAAAGAGGCATCCCAGATTTATACCAATCTTTATCGACGAAGCATCCGACAAGCACCAAATCGAGAATTGATCAGGAAAAACATTATTGGAAAAAGATAGTTGAAAAAAAATTAATTGAAAAGCTAGTTGAGCAAAATCCAGATTTCGAAAGTCAATTACTTCATGTTCTACAACTAGAAAATACGCCAAATGACCTTGTAAATTCATTATTAAGCTACAAAAAGAGCGTTTAG
- a CDS encoding 2-C-methyl-D-erythritol 4-phosphate cytidylyltransferase → MKINIPKFAILVAGGSGSRMNAVIPKQFILLDNKPILVHTIERFLECKLEQIVLALPEKDIAYWETQVVPNFESIQDALSKTKLLIVKGGDTRYQSVRSGILALGKIDGLVAIHDGVRPFVSAQLIEKSFEIATQKGSAVLAVDSKDSVRILDENGMNKHIDRSKVKLIQTPQTFDLEMIYSAFELGEQPHFTDDASVFEFAGHSVTLMEGSYENIKITTPEDLFIAQEILQK, encoded by the coding sequence TTGAAAATCAACATACCAAAATTTGCAATTTTAGTTGCTGGTGGGTCTGGAAGTAGAATGAATGCTGTAATTCCAAAGCAGTTCATATTATTAGACAACAAGCCAATTCTTGTACATACTATTGAGCGGTTTCTAGAATGCAAATTAGAGCAAATCGTACTTGCACTACCCGAAAAAGATATCGCTTACTGGGAAACACAAGTCGTACCTAATTTTGAATCAATTCAAGATGCCCTTAGTAAGACTAAACTACTAATAGTGAAAGGTGGCGATACGCGATATCAGTCTGTTCGAAGTGGAATATTAGCTTTGGGAAAAATTGATGGCCTCGTAGCAATCCATGATGGAGTACGTCCATTTGTTTCTGCACAATTGATTGAGAAAAGTTTTGAAATTGCCACACAAAAAGGCTCAGCGGTTTTAGCAGTTGACTCTAAAGACTCTGTTAGGATTCTGGATGAGAATGGAATGAATAAACACATTGATAGATCAAAAGTGAAATTGATACAAACTCCTCAAACCTTTGACTTGGAAATGATTTATTCGGCATTCGAACTTGGTGAACAACCACATTTTACGGACGATGCTTCGGTATTTGAATTTGCAGGTCATAGCGTAACACTCATGGAAGGGAGTTACGAAAATATAAAAATAACAACACCTGAAGACCTATTCATAGCACAAGAAATATTACAAAAATGA
- a CDS encoding inosine/xanthosine triphosphatase has translation MKVCIASKNPTKINASKAAFQLVFPDQEIDAIGISSESGVPDQPMGDSETFNGAQNRAKFIRKSNPDADFWIGIEGGLIENEAGEMEAMAWMVVMNKVKTGKARTAGFFIAPKTIALIKQGYELGDADVQTFGVENSKQKMGSSGLLTNNIITRERFYIDAIVLALIPFMNDNLFDEK, from the coding sequence ATGAAAGTTTGTATTGCCTCAAAAAATCCAACAAAAATAAATGCTAGCAAAGCCGCTTTTCAACTTGTTTTCCCTGATCAGGAAATTGATGCAATAGGCATTTCCAGTGAATCTGGAGTACCAGATCAACCCATGGGAGATAGCGAAACTTTTAATGGAGCTCAAAACAGAGCGAAATTCATTCGAAAAAGTAACCCTGATGCTGATTTTTGGATAGGAATTGAAGGAGGTCTAATTGAGAATGAAGCTGGCGAAATGGAAGCGATGGCTTGGATGGTAGTTATGAATAAAGTCAAAACAGGCAAAGCACGTACTGCTGGTTTCTTTATCGCTCCCAAAACAATTGCACTTATCAAGCAAGGGTATGAACTGGGGGATGCCGACGTACAAACTTTTGGGGTAGAAAACTCAAAGCAAAAAATGGGATCTTCTGGATTATTGACCAATAATATCATAACTCGGGAGCGATTTTATATTGATGCAATAGTCTTGGCATTGATTCCATTCATGAATGACAATCTTTTTGATGAGAAATAA
- a CDS encoding Por secretion system C-terminal sorting domain-containing protein — translation MLSSLQKYTTLILFFLSFSFNSKGQLNWRGDTPVYPATNQSHTYTGVSGLTPSRNATVSTSIGSSGVYSSGYPFVPTGGNSRLSIGVNFDINNTSTSTATTTIGFSHPACDAIFNIDDIDLSGGSEPYDYVDVVTITAVNTAATTINPSSISSAGINTISGGNTITGTSSGSGTNTVSFSGSCINSITFSFRTGANAKTNPNAQQYAIEDINSKESAGDPFPVSYSKFEATQNHKSLELKWVTEKETNNEGFAVQRSSDAKSFETIGIVKGQNEKSDYSFLDTRPFEGYNYYRLEQKDFDGSKTLSKIIAVLFLPDGEVKVFPNPAVAGDNITISGLTSEGNFEVFKLNGQKVPTASQKDQLRLNSGEYFIKVFHPYGYESKRLIVR, via the coding sequence ATGCTTTCTTCACTTCAAAAGTATACAACTTTAATACTATTTTTCCTTAGTTTCTCATTTAACTCAAAGGGACAACTAAATTGGAGGGGGGATACTCCAGTTTATCCAGCAACAAACCAAAGCCATACATATACAGGAGTTAGTGGACTAACTCCGAGTAGAAATGCTACAGTATCAACCAGTATCGGTTCTTCAGGAGTCTATAGTTCAGGTTACCCTTTCGTTCCTACTGGTGGTAATAGTAGATTAAGTATTGGGGTCAATTTTGATATAAACAACACCTCCACTTCTACTGCTACTACAACGATCGGATTCTCACACCCTGCTTGTGATGCTATTTTTAACATAGATGATATTGATTTAAGTGGTGGGTCTGAACCCTATGATTATGTTGATGTTGTTACAATAACTGCCGTAAATACAGCAGCGACCACAATAAATCCATCTTCGATCAGTAGTGCAGGAATCAATACCATTAGTGGTGGAAATACTATCACTGGTACTTCAAGTGGTTCTGGTACAAATACTGTGTCGTTTTCTGGAAGTTGTATTAATTCTATAACATTTAGTTTTAGAACTGGTGCCAATGCCAAAACAAACCCAAATGCTCAACAATATGCAATAGAAGATATAAATAGTAAAGAGTCTGCGGGAGATCCATTTCCTGTTTCTTATTCGAAATTCGAAGCAACACAGAATCACAAGTCTTTAGAGCTCAAGTGGGTAACAGAAAAAGAAACCAACAACGAAGGCTTTGCAGTTCAAAGAAGTTCAGATGCTAAAAGCTTTGAAACAATAGGTATCGTTAAAGGACAAAACGAAAAAAGTGATTATAGTTTTTTAGACACGAGACCATTCGAAGGTTATAATTACTACAGACTTGAACAAAAGGATTTTGATGGATCAAAAACACTTTCAAAAATTATAGCCGTCCTGTTTTTACCTGATGGTGAAGTAAAAGTATTTCCAAACCCTGCAGTTGCTGGTGATAATATTACAATTTCAGGATTGACCTCGGAAGGTAACTTTGAAGTCTTTAAGCTAAACGGGCAAAAAGTACCTACAGCTTCTCAAAAAGATCAATTAAGATTGAATAGCGGTGAATACTTTATCAAAGTATTTCATCCATATGGATATGAAAGTAAGAGACTGATTGTTCGTTAA
- a CDS encoding ATP-binding cassette, subfamily F, member 3, translating to MVTIHNLSFYFGGRAIFDEASLQIKPKDKIGLVGLNGMGKSTLLKLIVGEYQPDGGSISMPGDCTLGFLNQDLLSYQTEDSILSVAMEAFERELILQKKIDEVLHQMEVAYNDDLVHQLGEMQEEFELLGGYSMQAKTEEILEGLGFKTSDLQKPLKNFSGGWRMRVMLAKLLLAKPSVLLLDEPTNHLDLPTIQWIEKYIANYENAVIVVSHDREFLDNVTTTTVEVSMSKLWTYSGNYSFFLEEKELRNEIQKGAFENQQAQIRQTERFIERFKSKATKARQVQSRVKALDRLDKVEEVIDDSSKVNFRFKFGTQPGRHVMRLEDISKAYGNNVILDSTTAGIERGDKIALIGANGKGKSTLLRIIAGTENIKGKRELGHNVNFSFYAQHQLESLHMNETLLEELKYADASKTETELRSVLGCFLFGGEDVFKKIKVLSGGEKSRVALAKVLISEANFLLLDEPTNHLDMQSVNILVQALNQYEGTYVVVSHDRHFVSQVANKIWYIEGQAIKEYPGTFAEYLTWSSTRQVEEQAEDNKSADKEPTQSKKQSRVRNEDADKKVKKEIAELEEKIEELEQKKAEIEIKLADESVFSNPEKLAEVNKAYSKVKFNLEKLNATWEEKVMELED from the coding sequence ATGGTCACCATTCATAATCTTTCTTTCTATTTCGGCGGACGTGCAATTTTTGATGAAGCCAGTTTACAAATAAAACCAAAAGACAAAATTGGTCTTGTTGGTCTCAATGGTATGGGTAAATCTACTTTACTCAAGCTAATTGTAGGCGAATATCAACCCGATGGCGGAAGTATTTCTATGCCTGGAGATTGTACGCTTGGTTTCTTAAATCAGGACTTGCTTTCTTATCAAACAGAGGATTCTATACTTTCTGTTGCCATGGAGGCATTTGAGAGAGAGTTAATTTTGCAAAAAAAGATTGATGAGGTTTTACACCAAATGGAAGTCGCATATAATGACGACTTGGTGCATCAGCTTGGTGAAATGCAGGAAGAGTTTGAGCTTTTAGGTGGATATTCTATGCAGGCCAAAACAGAAGAAATTCTTGAGGGACTCGGATTTAAAACTTCAGATTTACAAAAGCCGCTCAAAAACTTTTCGGGTGGATGGAGAATGAGGGTAATGCTTGCCAAACTTTTATTGGCAAAACCATCAGTTCTTTTACTCGATGAGCCTACCAACCACTTGGATTTACCAACGATTCAATGGATTGAAAAATACATCGCTAATTACGAAAATGCTGTAATTGTAGTTTCTCACGATAGAGAGTTTCTGGACAATGTAACTACCACCACAGTGGAGGTTTCTATGTCTAAACTTTGGACATATAGTGGTAATTATTCCTTCTTTTTGGAGGAAAAAGAACTGAGAAATGAAATTCAAAAAGGTGCTTTTGAAAATCAACAAGCTCAGATTCGACAAACCGAAAGATTTATTGAACGTTTTAAGTCAAAAGCGACAAAGGCTCGCCAAGTACAGTCCAGAGTGAAAGCACTTGACAGACTTGATAAGGTAGAAGAAGTTATTGATGACTCCTCCAAGGTGAATTTTAGATTCAAATTTGGTACTCAGCCGGGACGCCATGTGATGCGTTTGGAAGATATTTCAAAAGCTTACGGTAACAATGTAATTCTAGACTCCACCACGGCGGGAATCGAAAGAGGTGATAAAATCGCCCTAATTGGTGCAAACGGAAAGGGTAAGTCTACTTTATTGAGAATTATTGCCGGAACCGAAAATATCAAAGGGAAAAGAGAACTAGGACATAATGTAAACTTTTCGTTCTATGCTCAGCATCAGTTAGAGTCTTTACATATGAATGAGACTTTGCTAGAAGAGTTGAAATATGCAGATGCGAGTAAGACAGAAACAGAATTAAGGTCTGTGCTCGGCTGTTTTCTATTTGGAGGCGAAGACGTTTTTAAGAAAATAAAAGTGTTGTCTGGAGGAGAGAAGTCACGAGTAGCCCTTGCGAAAGTATTGATTTCTGAAGCTAACTTCTTGCTTCTCGATGAGCCTACCAACCACCTTGATATGCAATCTGTTAATATCCTGGTGCAAGCTTTGAATCAATATGAAGGAACATATGTGGTTGTTTCTCACGATAGGCATTTCGTATCGCAGGTTGCGAATAAGATTTGGTACATTGAAGGACAAGCAATAAAGGAGTATCCTGGTACATTTGCGGAATATTTGACATGGTCATCAACTCGACAGGTAGAAGAGCAGGCTGAGGATAACAAAAGTGCTGATAAGGAACCTACTCAGAGCAAGAAGCAATCTAGAGTAAGAAATGAGGATGCAGACAAAAAAGTCAAAAAAGAAATTGCTGAGTTAGAAGAAAAAATAGAAGAACTTGAGCAAAAGAAAGCTGAAATCGAAATTAAGCTTGCTGATGAATCTGTTTTTTCAAATCCTGAAAAACTTGCTGAAGTAAACAAAGCATACTCCAAAGTAAAATTCAACTTGGAAAAGCTTAATGCAACTTGGGAAGAAAAAGTAATGGAGCTGGAAGATTAA
- a CDS encoding Short-chain dehydrogenase, with protein MKVIIIGATSGIGRAVAEAYLAKGAIIGITGRRLSLLQEIQSTAPNSFHVAEMDVANIEESLNTLASLIETMGGVDILIINAGVGYVKATLAQEISTVDINVRGFTALARYAFDYFTEKGSGHLVGVSSVAAVKSSPYAPEYHASKAYMSSYMEGIRLRSAKWKHNVAVTDIRPGFVETAMTESNKNMFWVAKPEVAANYILKAIEQKKKVAYITPRYWFLAQFLKVIPDWLMVKVM; from the coding sequence ATGAAAGTAATAATAATAGGAGCGACATCGGGAATAGGTAGAGCGGTTGCGGAGGCTTATTTGGCAAAAGGTGCGATTATTGGTATCACAGGCCGAAGGTTAAGTTTACTGCAAGAAATTCAATCTACTGCACCTAATAGCTTCCATGTTGCGGAAATGGACGTGGCTAATATCGAGGAAAGCCTTAATACTTTAGCTTCATTAATTGAAACCATGGGTGGAGTTGATATTTTAATTATAAATGCTGGAGTTGGTTACGTAAAGGCTACGCTAGCTCAAGAGATTTCTACTGTAGATATTAATGTAAGAGGCTTTACGGCTTTGGCAAGGTATGCTTTTGACTATTTCACGGAGAAAGGAAGTGGGCACTTGGTAGGGGTCTCTTCAGTTGCGGCAGTAAAGAGTAGTCCTTATGCTCCAGAATATCATGCTAGCAAGGCGTATATGTCTAGTTATATGGAAGGAATAAGGCTAAGGTCAGCAAAATGGAAACACAATGTGGCAGTAACTGATATTAGGCCTGGATTTGTAGAAACGGCAATGACAGAAAGTAATAAAAACATGTTTTGGGTAGCAAAACCTGAAGTGGCCGCCAACTACATTCTTAAGGCGATTGAGCAAAAGAAGAAAGTAGCATATATTACTCCAAGATATTGGTTCTTGGCCCAGTTTCTTAAAGTGATACCAGATTGGTTGATGGTAAAAGTGATGTAA
- a CDS encoding S-adenosylmethionine--tRNA ribosyltransferase-isomerase, which yields MKLSAFKFDLPHSLIAMHPYDQRDGARMMVLHRDSGKIEHKNFTDIVDYFGDGDAMVMNNTKVFPARLYGSKEKTGAKIEVFLLRELNREMRLWDVLVDPARKIRVGNKLYFGDSDLVAEVIDNTTSRGRTIRFLFDGDHEQMMQTIYELGETPIPKDVIQREVNELDRERYQTIFADVEGAVAAPTAGMHFTKNVVRRMEIAGSEFAPITMHIGIGTFRNVEVEDLTKHKTDSENFAIEASTCDVVNRALDAKKRVCSIGTTAMKTMESSVSANGRLNPVENGWTDKFIFPPYEFKITNALLTNFQLPESILLMTTSAFGGYDLTMHAYQEAIKEKYKFFAYGDALLIL from the coding sequence ATGAAATTATCCGCTTTTAAGTTCGATCTTCCGCATAGCTTAATTGCTATGCACCCCTATGATCAGCGGGATGGGGCAAGGATGATGGTACTGCACAGAGATTCAGGAAAAATTGAGCATAAAAACTTTACAGACATCGTTGATTATTTTGGCGATGGTGATGCAATGGTGATGAACAACACCAAAGTTTTTCCAGCTCGACTATACGGCTCAAAAGAAAAAACTGGAGCAAAAATAGAAGTATTTTTGCTTAGAGAATTGAACAGAGAAATGCGTCTTTGGGACGTATTAGTAGACCCAGCGAGAAAAATTAGAGTTGGTAATAAACTTTATTTTGGTGACAGTGATTTAGTTGCCGAAGTAATCGACAATACTACATCTAGAGGTAGAACGATCCGTTTCTTATTTGATGGTGATCATGAGCAAATGATGCAAACCATCTACGAATTAGGAGAAACTCCAATTCCTAAAGATGTAATCCAAAGAGAAGTTAACGAACTAGATAGAGAACGTTATCAAACTATATTTGCAGATGTAGAAGGAGCTGTTGCAGCACCTACTGCGGGAATGCACTTTACAAAGAATGTAGTTCGTAGAATGGAAATCGCAGGATCTGAATTTGCTCCTATTACAATGCACATTGGTATTGGTACTTTCAGAAATGTGGAAGTAGAGGATCTAACAAAACACAAAACAGATTCAGAGAATTTCGCAATAGAGGCATCTACTTGTGATGTTGTTAACCGTGCATTGGATGCCAAAAAGAGAGTTTGCTCTATTGGAACCACTGCTATGAAAACAATGGAATCATCAGTATCTGCAAATGGTAGATTGAATCCTGTTGAGAATGGCTGGACAGATAAATTCATCTTCCCTCCTTACGAGTTCAAAATAACAAATGCATTACTTACAAACTTCCAGTTGCCTGAGTCAATCTTATTGATGACGACATCAGCTTTTGGAGGATATGATTTGACAATGCATGCATATCAAGAAGCTATTAAAGAAAAATACAAGTTCTTCGCTTATGGCGATGCTTTGTTGATATTGTAA
- a CDS encoding SusD family protein has translation MKNIIIVGLVSFLFLFSTSCEKYVAGINIDPNNFTDAPGELIIGQAELSWLLLSEGESARLSGIFTDQFTGFSNQYINFNAYDVIASDFNGIWSNGYAVGLAQTRIVKEKATASGNKVLVGVSQIVEGALISEMAALFGDVPFSQSINPTEFPNPSYDDQKSVLDAAQLLFSEGIANVGNARVIDFYGAPIFVSNNALWSEVGHSLKARYYLVTKEYTKARDEAKLGIGAVDRGLQAFHSDTDGQRNLFYQFGIEQRGGYLTATRSYLRKLINLSDVTADRLLFTPGEQERFAKYFQGNELNYSSTGYFAKEAPYPIIDWYENQLILAECEVRLGNDEAARTAFNAVRQQLERVYGGSFPTVEIGGSTLLRVILEEKYITLIGSVQVFNDIRRTKNLLNIPIKNTTANKIPQRFIYPQDELNTNKSFPGLVNIFQETKVNL, from the coding sequence ATGAAAAATATTATAATAGTAGGCTTAGTTTCTTTTCTTTTTCTATTCTCCACTTCGTGTGAAAAATACGTGGCAGGAATCAATATAGATCCAAATAACTTTACTGACGCACCAGGTGAGTTGATTATTGGTCAGGCTGAATTGTCTTGGTTATTGCTCTCAGAAGGTGAATCTGCTAGGTTGAGTGGAATTTTTACTGACCAGTTTACTGGTTTTAGTAACCAATATATCAATTTCAATGCTTACGATGTTATAGCATCGGACTTTAATGGAATTTGGTCAAATGGTTATGCGGTTGGCCTAGCTCAAACACGTATTGTTAAGGAAAAGGCAACAGCAAGTGGAAATAAAGTATTAGTTGGTGTTTCTCAAATCGTAGAAGGAGCACTTATCTCTGAAATGGCAGCACTTTTTGGCGATGTGCCATTTAGCCAAAGTATAAACCCTACAGAGTTTCCAAATCCAAGTTATGATGATCAGAAGTCAGTTTTAGATGCTGCTCAATTACTTTTTTCAGAAGGTATTGCCAACGTAGGAAACGCTCGTGTAATTGATTTTTACGGAGCACCCATTTTTGTAAGCAATAATGCACTTTGGTCAGAGGTAGGACATTCTCTAAAGGCTCGTTATTATTTAGTCACTAAAGAATATACCAAAGCAAGAGATGAAGCAAAATTAGGTATAGGTGCGGTGGATAGAGGTTTACAGGCTTTTCATTCAGATACAGATGGACAGCGAAATTTGTTTTATCAGTTTGGGATAGAGCAAAGAGGTGGATACCTTACTGCAACGAGATCTTATTTAAGAAAATTAATCAATTTATCTGATGTAACCGCCGACCGATTACTTTTTACCCCAGGTGAGCAAGAGCGTTTTGCGAAGTATTTTCAAGGTAATGAACTTAATTATAGCTCTACAGGATATTTTGCAAAAGAAGCTCCATATCCTATTATTGATTGGTACGAAAACCAATTGATTTTGGCTGAATGTGAGGTTAGGTTAGGCAATGACGAGGCAGCTCGTACAGCTTTTAATGCTGTGAGGCAGCAACTTGAAAGAGTGTATGGCGGATCATTTCCAACCGTGGAAATAGGGGGATCAACCTTGTTAAGAGTTATTTTGGAAGAAAAGTATATTACTTTAATAGGATCTGTTCAAGTTTTTAATGACATCAGGCGTACAAAGAATTTGCTAAATATCCCAATTAAAAATACAACTGCTAATAAGATACCACAGCGTTTTATATATCCTCAAGACGAGCTTAATACAAATAAGAGCTTTCCTGGCTTGGTTAATATTTTTCAAGAAACAAAAGTGAACTTATAG
- a CDS encoding tRNA-(ms[2]io[6]A)-hydroxylase, which produces MLKTTTLGLKLPTDPRWVNIAEMNLADILIDHAFCEQKAATSCISLIVKYPDREKLVEVMTPVVAEEWGHFQRVLKEMKKRNIPLTKSRKDHYVAALYKCIKKGGSKEMQLMEDVLFCAMIEARSAERFKLLSEQIADKSLRKFYHELMISEATHYKNFIELAAEYNPKEVVRERWEELLIQEANIMENLVVMDDRFH; this is translated from the coding sequence ATGCTTAAAACTACAACTCTTGGTCTGAAATTACCCACAGATCCAAGATGGGTAAATATCGCCGAAATGAACCTGGCCGATATATTGATTGATCACGCCTTTTGTGAGCAAAAGGCAGCTACTTCGTGTATAAGTCTTATTGTTAAATATCCCGATCGCGAAAAGCTAGTGGAAGTAATGACGCCTGTTGTTGCAGAAGAATGGGGTCACTTTCAACGGGTGTTAAAAGAAATGAAGAAACGTAATATTCCTCTTACCAAAAGTAGAAAGGATCATTACGTGGCTGCACTTTACAAGTGCATAAAAAAAGGAGGTAGCAAAGAAATGCAACTGATGGAAGATGTACTTTTTTGTGCAATGATTGAAGCAAGAAGTGCCGAAAGATTCAAACTCCTTTCTGAGCAAATAGCTGATAAGTCATTGAGAAAATTCTATCATGAACTTATGATATCAGAAGCAACTCACTACAAAAACTTCATTGAACTAGCTGCCGAATACAACCCTAAGGAAGTAGTAAGAGAAAGGTGGGAAGAACTATTAATTCAAGAAGCCAATATCATGGAAAACTTAGTTGTGATGGACGATCGGTTTCATTAA
- a CDS encoding Acetylornithine deacetylase/Succinyl-diaminopimelate desuccinylase codes for MNKNVLILSVLSLTLGFKSFSQTIKADKIKTLSEAKLLESLDEYKGFLALPNDGNYPEQIDTNLNWCNSKFQSLGFKTQELTSKSIPHLFAEKIIDPNLPTVLFYMQIDGQPVDSSKWNQESPFIATLKNNDTPIPWESLQKEINEDWKIFARSASDSKGPAMCLITALEILQKEGIKPSFNIKAIMDFQEELGSPTIAELVNNNRKLLECSYLLIMDGTRHISNLPTLTFGARGIATIRLEVFGGKENLHSGQYGNYAPNPAFLLSRLLSSMKDENGKVLVKDYYKGIKITKKDRSEFAKIPEDMADLNRELGIAQAEKVGKSYQEAMQYPSLNIRGLSAGWTGKEVRTLIPSSALAEIDLRLVKETDGEIAVERIKKHIESQGFHLTNKEPTEEERAAYPKIASFSYRIGSKPFLTPLNSPMGYWLSKAMNRLYGEGNYVKVRATGGSQPMAPFIESLDVPAVSLRIPNPDNNIHGPNENMRIGNYKEGIEMVLAVLTEGL; via the coding sequence ATGAATAAAAATGTATTGATCCTTTCGGTTTTGTCATTGACTTTAGGCTTTAAGTCCTTTTCCCAAACCATAAAAGCAGACAAAATCAAAACGCTGTCCGAAGCTAAGCTTTTGGAAAGTCTTGATGAATACAAAGGTTTTCTAGCCTTACCCAATGATGGAAATTATCCTGAGCAAATTGACACAAACCTAAATTGGTGCAATTCCAAATTCCAGAGTCTTGGTTTTAAAACTCAAGAATTAACCTCAAAGTCGATTCCTCATCTATTTGCAGAAAAAATCATCGATCCAAATTTGCCTACTGTCTTATTCTACATGCAGATTGATGGTCAACCGGTAGACTCGAGCAAATGGAATCAAGAGAGTCCCTTTATAGCTACTTTAAAGAATAATGATACACCTATTCCTTGGGAGTCTTTGCAAAAAGAGATAAACGAAGATTGGAAAATATTCGCCCGTTCAGCTTCTGACTCTAAGGGTCCTGCAATGTGCTTAATTACTGCTTTAGAAATCTTGCAAAAGGAAGGAATCAAACCAAGTTTTAATATTAAAGCAATCATGGATTTTCAGGAGGAATTGGGCTCCCCTACTATTGCGGAACTTGTAAACAACAATAGAAAATTGCTCGAGTGTTCCTACCTTCTTATCATGGATGGCACCCGTCATATTTCTAATTTACCTACCCTAACTTTTGGTGCAAGAGGTATAGCAACCATACGATTGGAAGTTTTTGGAGGAAAAGAGAATCTCCATAGCGGTCAATACGGAAACTACGCTCCCAACCCCGCCTTTTTGCTTTCTCGCCTACTTTCTAGCATGAAAGACGAAAATGGAAAAGTGCTAGTAAAAGACTATTACAAAGGCATCAAAATCACTAAGAAGGATAGATCAGAATTTGCCAAAATACCAGAAGACATGGCAGATCTTAATAGAGAACTTGGAATTGCTCAAGCAGAAAAAGTTGGAAAATCGTATCAAGAAGCTATGCAATACCCGAGCCTAAATATAAGAGGCCTAAGTGCAGGTTGGACAGGCAAAGAAGTTCGCACGCTTATTCCTTCCTCTGCTTTGGCTGAGATAGACCTTAGGCTTGTGAAAGAAACAGATGGAGAAATTGCCGTGGAAAGAATCAAAAAGCACATTGAGAGCCAAGGTTTTCATTTAACAAACAAAGAGCCTACTGAAGAAGAAAGAGCAGCATACCCAAAAATTGCTTCATTCTCATACCGAATAGGCTCTAAACCTTTCCTTACTCCTTTAAACTCACCCATGGGCTATTGGCTAAGCAAAGCCATGAATAGACTGTATGGCGAAGGAAATTACGTGAAAGTGCGAGCAACTGGCGGCTCACAACCAATGGCTCCCTTTATCGAAAGCTTAGATGTACCTGCAGTTTCTCTTCGTATTCCAAACCCTGACAATAACATACATGGTCCCAACGAAAATATGAGAATAGGAAACTACAAGGAAGGAATTGAGATGGTTTTGGCAGTTTTAACCGAAGGTTTATAA